In a genomic window of Microterricola viridarii:
- a CDS encoding helix-turn-helix domain-containing protein, with protein sequence MKERNSDLETLGHRIRHFRGQRGLTLDQLGERLNLAGSQLSLIENGKREARVGTLQAIASALDIDLATLLSGEAPNARAALEIELARAQKSPLYAALGLPQVKPTRGMSAESLEAMVGLHRELARRASEAIATPEEARRANTELRERMRARNNYMPEIEALAEERVRASGHVSGALTHREVSVMAEQLGFSLLYVNDLPSSTRSVTDLANGRIYLPPASIPGGHGLRSMALQAMAHRLLGHERPASYAEFLWQRLEINYYAACCLMPREASVAFLQTAKKERRLAIEDFRDAFGVTHEAAALRFTNLATEHLDMRLHFLRVNGDGALQKGYENDDLPLPTDVTGSIEGQFVCKQWSARSAFTHTNRTTEFYQYTDTPAGTFWCATQTGNAQSPSGRAGEFSISVGVPFAQAKWFRGRETTNRAESRCPDESCCRRAPSGLASRWSGQAWPSARLHAHVLSPLPSGTFPGVDDAEVYEFLESHQREA encoded by the coding sequence ATGAAGGAAAGAAACTCCGACCTGGAGACGCTCGGCCACCGCATCCGGCACTTCCGCGGCCAGCGCGGCCTCACCCTGGACCAGCTGGGCGAGCGACTCAACCTGGCCGGCAGCCAGCTCTCGCTGATCGAGAACGGCAAGCGCGAGGCCCGGGTCGGCACACTGCAGGCGATCGCGTCCGCCCTCGACATCGACCTGGCCACGTTGCTCTCCGGGGAGGCCCCGAACGCGCGCGCCGCGCTGGAGATCGAGCTCGCCCGCGCCCAGAAGAGCCCGCTGTACGCGGCGCTCGGCCTGCCGCAGGTGAAGCCGACCCGGGGCATGAGCGCCGAGTCGCTCGAGGCCATGGTCGGCCTGCACCGGGAGCTGGCGCGCCGGGCATCCGAGGCCATCGCCACCCCGGAGGAGGCGCGCCGCGCCAACACCGAGCTGCGCGAGCGCATGCGTGCGCGCAACAACTACATGCCAGAGATCGAGGCCCTCGCCGAGGAGCGGGTGCGCGCCTCCGGCCACGTGTCCGGCGCCCTCACCCACCGCGAGGTGAGCGTGATGGCCGAGCAGCTCGGCTTCAGCCTGCTCTACGTGAACGACCTGCCGAGCTCCACCCGCTCGGTGACCGACCTCGCCAACGGCCGCATCTACCTGCCGCCGGCGTCGATCCCCGGCGGGCACGGGCTCCGCTCGATGGCGCTGCAGGCGATGGCGCACCGCCTGCTCGGGCACGAGCGGCCGGCCAGCTACGCCGAGTTCCTCTGGCAGCGGCTCGAGATCAACTACTACGCGGCCTGCTGCCTGATGCCGCGCGAGGCATCCGTCGCCTTCCTGCAGACCGCCAAGAAGGAGCGCCGCCTGGCCATCGAGGACTTCCGCGATGCCTTCGGCGTCACCCACGAGGCCGCGGCGCTGCGCTTCACCAACCTCGCCACCGAGCACCTGGACATGCGACTGCACTTCCTGCGCGTGAACGGCGACGGCGCCCTGCAGAAGGGCTACGAGAACGACGACCTGCCGCTGCCGACCGACGTCACGGGCTCGATCGAAGGCCAGTTCGTCTGCAAGCAGTGGAGCGCGCGCAGCGCCTTCACGCACACCAACCGCACCACCGAGTTCTACCAGTACACCGACACCCCGGCCGGCACGTTCTGGTGCGCCACCCAGACCGGCAACGCCCAGTCCCCCTCCGGCCGCGCCGGCGAGTTCTCGATCAGCGTCGGCGTGCCGTTCGCGCAGGCGAAGTGGTTCCGCGGCCGCGAGACGACGAACCGGGCCGAGTCGCGCTGCCCCGACGAGTCCTGCTGCCGCCGGGCACCGAGCGGCCTCGCCTCGCGCTGGAGCGGGCAGGCCTGGCCGAGCGCACGGCTGCACGCCCATGTGCTCTCGCCGCTGCCGTCTGGCACCTTCCCCGGCGTCGACGACGCCGAGGTATACGAGTTCCTCGAGAGCCACCAACGCGAGGCTTAG
- a CDS encoding PadR family transcriptional regulator: MDDAKAQHVQELRRGTVVLACLVRLATPDYGYALLETLNARGFAVDAGTLYPLLRRLEKQGLLSSAWNTEEARPRKFYTTSALGHQLAAQLTAEWGAIDRSLRALKEGE; the protein is encoded by the coding sequence ATGGATGACGCCAAGGCTCAACATGTGCAGGAGCTGCGCCGCGGCACCGTGGTGCTGGCCTGCCTCGTGCGCCTGGCGACGCCCGACTACGGCTACGCGCTGCTCGAGACGTTGAATGCGCGCGGTTTCGCCGTTGACGCCGGCACGCTGTACCCGCTGCTGCGCCGCCTCGAGAAGCAGGGGCTGCTCAGCAGCGCCTGGAACACCGAGGAGGCCCGGCCCCGCAAGTTCTACACGACCAGCGCGCTCGGCCACCAGCTAGCCGCACAGCTCACCGCAGAATGGGGCGCCATTGACCGCTCCCTGCGCGCCCTGAAAGAAGGAGAGTGA
- a CDS encoding permease prefix domain 1-containing protein — protein MSTPSTGTLSERYIWAASRGIPEKQRAELEPEFRELIADSIEAQRANGLSERDAEHAALVELGDPARLAARYTDRPLHLIGPRYYLDWLRLLKLLLAIVVPIAAAAAGVARLIAGGDVGDVVAAVATTAIGVGVHLCFWVTLVFVLIERQGANRSRPLLEWTPDMLPQLPSGNRRSLGELVPTLVFLAVFAAWIVWQQFNSFFTDAAGDPIPLLSPALWSSWLPYFLALIVLEMGFALWLYLRGRWTLTLALVNLLLNLAFTVPALWLLLTGQLVNPAFEAAVPVDGSNVAAVSGAVYPIIAIALVGFALWDAVDGFIRAWRARE, from the coding sequence ATGAGCACGCCCTCGACCGGAACACTGAGCGAGCGATACATCTGGGCGGCCAGCCGCGGCATCCCCGAGAAGCAGCGCGCAGAGCTCGAACCCGAGTTCCGCGAGCTCATCGCCGACAGCATCGAAGCGCAGCGGGCGAACGGCCTGAGCGAGCGCGACGCCGAGCACGCTGCCCTCGTCGAGCTCGGCGACCCGGCACGCCTCGCCGCGCGCTACACCGATCGGCCGCTGCACCTCATCGGGCCGCGTTACTACCTTGACTGGTTACGCCTGCTGAAACTCCTGCTCGCCATCGTCGTGCCGATCGCGGCCGCGGCGGCGGGGGTCGCCCGGCTGATCGCCGGCGGTGATGTCGGCGACGTGGTCGCGGCGGTGGCGACGACGGCCATCGGTGTCGGCGTGCACCTCTGTTTCTGGGTGACGCTCGTCTTCGTCCTGATCGAGCGGCAGGGCGCCAACCGTTCCCGGCCGCTGCTCGAGTGGACGCCCGACATGCTGCCCCAGCTGCCGAGCGGCAACCGACGCTCGCTCGGCGAGCTGGTGCCCACCCTCGTGTTCCTCGCCGTGTTCGCCGCCTGGATCGTCTGGCAGCAGTTCAACTCCTTCTTCACGGATGCCGCGGGTGACCCGATCCCGCTGCTCTCCCCCGCGCTGTGGTCGAGCTGGCTGCCGTACTTCCTCGCCCTGATCGTCCTGGAGATGGGCTTCGCACTCTGGCTCTACCTGCGCGGCCGGTGGACGCTGACGCTGGCCCTGGTCAACCTGCTCCTCAACCTCGCCTTCACCGTGCCGGCGCTGTGGTTGCTGTTGACCGGGCAGCTCGTCAACCCGGCCTTCGAGGCGGCCGTGCCGGTGGACGGCTCCAACGTCGCCGCGGTGTCCGGCGCCGTCTACCCGATCATCGCGATCGCCCTCGTCGGCTTCGCGCTCTGGGATGCCGTCGACGGTTTCATCCGGGCGTGGCGGGCGCGGGAATAG
- a CDS encoding nitroreductase family deazaflavin-dependent oxidoreductase has protein sequence MPLQGEYAPSTSEWARKQAEEYERTGGSDANLLRNKPIIVLTTKGAKTGALRKTALMRVEHDGRYAVVASKGGAPDHPAWYFNMVAEPHVELQDGDVRRDYLARELAGAEREEWWARAVEAWPDYANYQLKTERVIPVFLLEPVAH, from the coding sequence ATGCCATTACAGGGAGAGTACGCGCCGAGCACCTCAGAGTGGGCGCGCAAGCAGGCCGAAGAGTACGAGCGCACGGGCGGCAGCGACGCCAACCTGCTGCGCAACAAGCCGATCATCGTGCTGACCACCAAGGGTGCGAAGACCGGGGCGCTGCGCAAGACCGCTCTGATGCGGGTGGAGCACGACGGCCGCTACGCCGTCGTCGCCTCCAAGGGCGGTGCGCCGGATCACCCTGCCTGGTACTTCAACATGGTGGCCGAGCCCCACGTCGAGCTGCAGGACGGCGATGTGAGGCGCGACTACCTCGCCCGCGAGCTGGCTGGCGCCGAGCGCGAGGAGTGGTGGGCGCGCGCCGTCGAGGCCTGGCCCGACTACGCGAACTACCAGCTGAAGACCGAGCGGGTCATCCCGGTGTTCCTGTTGGAGCCGGTCGCGCACTAG
- a CDS encoding SDR family NAD(P)-dependent oxidoreductase: protein MLIHGSTALVTGGASGLGLATVTALHDAGASVVLFDLPGAPGEEIVRALGGRARFVAGDVTSAADVQAAVDAATGQGPLRIVVNCAGIAAGARTVGRDGPLPLDEFERVIRVNLIGTFNVVRLAAAAIQATEPTGPTPERGVIVNTASVAAFDGQIGQAAYSASKGAVAAMTLPLAREFAQSLIRVMTIAPGTFDTPMLRQLPEEVRASLGAQVPHPSRLGDPAEYAALVCHIVENPMLNGETIRLDGAIRMQPR, encoded by the coding sequence ATGCTGATTCACGGATCCACGGCGCTCGTCACCGGCGGCGCCTCCGGCCTCGGGCTGGCCACGGTCACCGCGCTCCATGACGCCGGCGCGAGCGTCGTGCTGTTCGACCTGCCCGGTGCGCCGGGGGAGGAGATCGTCCGGGCGCTCGGCGGGCGGGCGCGATTCGTCGCCGGCGACGTGACGAGCGCGGCCGACGTGCAGGCCGCCGTCGACGCGGCAACGGGCCAGGGCCCGCTCCGCATCGTGGTGAACTGCGCGGGCATCGCTGCGGGCGCGCGCACGGTGGGCCGCGACGGCCCGCTGCCGCTGGACGAGTTCGAGCGCGTCATCCGGGTCAACCTGATCGGCACCTTCAACGTCGTGCGCCTCGCCGCGGCCGCCATCCAGGCGACCGAGCCGACCGGGCCGACGCCGGAACGCGGCGTGATCGTGAACACGGCCTCCGTCGCGGCATTCGACGGCCAGATCGGGCAGGCCGCCTACTCTGCCTCCAAGGGGGCGGTCGCCGCGATGACGCTGCCGCTGGCCCGCGAGTTCGCGCAGTCCCTGATCCGGGTGATGACAATCGCGCCCGGCACCTTCGACACCCCGATGCTGCGCCAGCTGCCGGAGGAGGTGCGCGCCTCGCTGGGCGCTCAGGTGCCGCACCCCTCGCGCCTCGGCGACCCGGCCGAGTACGCCGCCCTGGTCTGTCACATCGTCGAGAACCCGATGCTCAACGGCGAGACGATCCGGCTGGACGGGGCGATCAGGATGCAGCCGCGCTAG
- a CDS encoding thiolase family protein, with amino-acid sequence MNSRDAVIVDVVRTPSGRGKAGGLLSAVHPVDLLAGVLQALVQRNGLDPVEIDDVLGGCVGQVGEQSSNVTRQAVLAAGFPVSVPAATIDRQCGSSQQAASFAAQAVLAGAADIVIACGVESMSRVPLGSSTAGADVLGPRLRARYPDGLVNQGVAAELIAARWGMNREMLDRYSAGSHGKAALAAASGALDREIVAVPGVGSLRDETIRPGTTEAGLSGLPPSFYSAALAERFPEIAWQITPGNSSPLTDGASAALIMSAGRAAQLGLTPRARFHSFAVTGSDPLLMLTGVVEATHKVLRRSGLSIGEIDAYEVNEAFAPVPLLWLAESGADESRLNANGGAIALGHALGSSGTRLLTTLVNRLEAAGDRFGLQVMCEGGGMANATIIERL; translated from the coding sequence ATGAACAGCAGAGACGCCGTTATCGTCGATGTCGTGCGCACCCCGAGCGGGCGCGGCAAGGCCGGCGGCCTGCTCTCTGCCGTGCACCCCGTCGACCTGCTCGCCGGCGTGCTCCAGGCGCTCGTGCAGCGCAACGGGCTCGACCCGGTCGAGATCGACGATGTGCTGGGAGGCTGCGTCGGCCAGGTCGGCGAGCAGAGCAGCAACGTGACGAGGCAGGCGGTGTTGGCCGCCGGCTTCCCTGTCTCGGTGCCGGCCGCCACGATCGACCGGCAGTGCGGGTCCAGCCAACAGGCCGCGAGCTTCGCCGCCCAGGCGGTTCTCGCCGGCGCCGCGGACATCGTCATCGCCTGCGGCGTCGAATCGATGAGCCGCGTCCCGCTCGGCAGCTCCACCGCCGGCGCCGACGTGCTCGGCCCCCGGCTGCGGGCGCGCTACCCCGACGGCCTCGTCAACCAGGGCGTCGCCGCCGAGCTCATCGCCGCCCGCTGGGGCATGAACCGCGAGATGCTCGACCGCTACTCCGCCGGCTCGCATGGCAAGGCCGCGCTCGCCGCGGCATCCGGTGCCCTCGACCGGGAGATCGTCGCGGTGCCCGGCGTCGGCTCGCTCCGCGACGAGACGATTCGGCCCGGCACCACCGAGGCCGGCCTGAGCGGCCTCCCGCCCTCCTTTTACAGTGCGGCGCTGGCGGAGCGGTTTCCCGAGATCGCCTGGCAGATCACGCCGGGCAACTCCTCACCGCTGACGGACGGCGCATCCGCCGCGCTCATCATGAGCGCCGGGCGGGCGGCTCAACTGGGGCTCACGCCGCGAGCGCGGTTCCACAGCTTCGCCGTCACCGGCAGCGACCCGCTGCTCATGCTCACCGGCGTCGTCGAGGCGACGCACAAGGTCCTCCGGCGCTCCGGGCTCTCCATTGGCGAGATCGACGCCTACGAGGTGAACGAGGCCTTCGCCCCGGTTCCGCTGCTCTGGCTGGCCGAATCCGGCGCCGACGAGTCCAGGCTGAACGCGAACGGCGGCGCCATCGCGCTCGGGCACGCCCTCGGCTCCAGCGGGACGCGGCTGCTCACCACCCTGGTCAACCGCCTCGAGGCGGCCGGCGACCGCTTCGGCCTGCAAGTCATGTGCGAGGGCGGCGGAATGGCCAACGCAACCATCATCGAAAGGCTGTAG
- a CDS encoding TrmH family RNA methyltransferase: protein MPVTLITELSHPLLRDYSHQTDVALKKARSAEHGIYIAESALVLERALRSGHTPRSVLALGGTAEEAAALVGDDVPIFSGDGELLAELTGYVLHRGVIAAMNRPALPDPGALLAGARRIVIVENVADPTNLGAIFRSAGAIGADAVLVTPSCTDPFYRRAIRVSMGTVLQVPWTRAGDWPSTRALLDAHGFHVAALALTPDAVSLRDFDGSQHERLALVLGAEGSGLTEAALAASDTVVQIPMKHGIDSLNVAAASAVAMWALG, encoded by the coding sequence GTGCCCGTAACCCTGATCACCGAACTCAGCCACCCCCTGCTGCGCGACTACTCGCATCAGACGGACGTCGCGCTGAAGAAGGCGCGGTCGGCCGAGCACGGCATCTACATCGCCGAGTCCGCCCTGGTGCTGGAGCGCGCGCTGCGCTCCGGACACACCCCGAGATCGGTGCTGGCCCTCGGCGGAACGGCGGAGGAGGCCGCGGCCCTCGTCGGCGACGACGTGCCCATCTTCTCCGGCGACGGCGAGCTCCTGGCCGAGCTGACCGGCTACGTGCTGCACCGCGGTGTCATCGCCGCGATGAACCGGCCCGCCCTGCCAGACCCCGGCGCGCTGCTCGCGGGCGCCCGCCGCATCGTCATCGTCGAGAATGTGGCCGACCCGACCAACTTGGGCGCCATCTTCCGCTCGGCCGGCGCGATCGGCGCCGACGCCGTGCTGGTCACGCCGAGCTGCACCGACCCGTTCTACCGCCGCGCCATCCGGGTGTCGATGGGAACCGTGCTGCAGGTGCCGTGGACACGCGCGGGGGACTGGCCGAGCACCCGGGCCCTGCTGGACGCGCACGGCTTCCACGTGGCCGCGCTCGCGCTGACCCCGGACGCCGTCAGCCTGCGCGACTTCGACGGCTCCCAGCACGAGCGCCTGGCCCTCGTGCTGGGAGCGGAGGGGAGCGGGCTGACCGAGGCGGCGCTCGCGGCATCCGACACCGTGGTGCAGATTCCCATGAAACACGGCATCGACTCGTTGAACGTGGCCGCCGCCAGCGCGGTCGCCATGTGGGCGCTCGGCTAG
- a CDS encoding NAD-dependent succinate-semialdehyde dehydrogenase, whose protein sequence is MSEKTVVEPAARESALLGRTPNQLFIGGKWVDSTSGRAIHVQDPATGAVIKTIADASVADGAAAMDAAVAAADSWAATAPRARGEILRRAFDLLQERKNEFALLMTLEMGKPLAEALGEVNYGGEFLRWFSEEAVRISGRYGSNPEGTGTMVVSQRPVGPCFLITPWNFPLAMATRKIAPALAAGCTVVIKPAALTPLTTLLFAQLLEEAGLPAGVVNVITTSTSGAVSDPIIADPRLRKLSFTGSTGVGQALIRQSAEGVLRTSMELGGNAPFVVFEDADLDKAVEGAIIAKFRNIGQACTAANRFIVHESVADEFARRVTERVNAFPIGRGTEDGIVIGPLINDKAVAKADELVQDALGRGATLLTGGEAIAGDGSFYRPTVISGVRPGSDILREEIFGPVLAITPFTDEDDAVRLANDTEYGLVSYVFTQDLARGQRMIDRLETGMMGLNVGVVSNAAAPFGGVKQSGLGREGGLEGIQEYLSTKYTLIPHS, encoded by the coding sequence ATGAGTGAGAAGACCGTAGTCGAGCCTGCAGCCCGCGAGAGCGCACTGCTGGGGCGCACCCCGAACCAGCTGTTCATCGGGGGCAAGTGGGTCGACTCCACCTCCGGGCGTGCGATCCACGTGCAGGACCCCGCGACCGGGGCCGTGATCAAGACCATCGCCGACGCCTCGGTCGCAGACGGCGCCGCCGCGATGGATGCCGCCGTCGCCGCGGCCGACAGTTGGGCGGCGACCGCCCCGCGTGCGCGCGGCGAGATCCTGCGCCGCGCCTTCGACCTGCTGCAGGAGCGCAAGAACGAATTCGCGCTGCTGATGACGCTCGAGATGGGCAAGCCGCTGGCGGAGGCCCTCGGCGAGGTCAACTACGGCGGCGAGTTCCTGCGCTGGTTCAGCGAGGAGGCGGTGCGCATCAGCGGCCGCTACGGCTCCAACCCGGAGGGGACCGGCACGATGGTCGTCTCCCAACGCCCGGTCGGACCCTGCTTCCTGATCACCCCGTGGAACTTCCCGCTGGCCATGGCCACCCGCAAGATCGCCCCGGCGCTGGCCGCCGGCTGCACCGTCGTGATCAAGCCCGCCGCCCTCACCCCGCTGACGACCCTGCTCTTCGCGCAGCTGCTCGAGGAGGCCGGGCTCCCGGCCGGCGTCGTCAACGTCATCACCACCTCCACCTCCGGCGCCGTCTCCGACCCGATCATCGCCGACCCGCGGCTGCGCAAGCTCAGCTTCACCGGCTCGACCGGCGTCGGCCAGGCCCTCATCCGCCAGTCCGCCGAGGGCGTGCTGCGCACCTCGATGGAGCTCGGCGGCAACGCCCCGTTCGTGGTGTTCGAGGATGCAGACCTGGACAAGGCCGTCGAGGGCGCGATCATCGCCAAGTTCCGCAACATCGGGCAGGCCTGCACGGCGGCCAACCGCTTCATCGTGCACGAGTCCGTCGCCGACGAGTTCGCCCGCCGGGTGACGGAGCGCGTCAACGCCTTCCCGATCGGCCGGGGCACGGAGGACGGCATCGTGATCGGCCCACTCATCAACGACAAGGCCGTCGCCAAGGCCGACGAGCTGGTGCAGGATGCGCTCGGCCGCGGGGCGACGCTGCTGACCGGCGGCGAGGCCATCGCCGGCGACGGATCCTTCTACCGCCCGACCGTCATCAGCGGGGTGCGCCCCGGCAGCGACATCCTGCGCGAGGAGATCTTCGGGCCGGTGCTGGCGATCACGCCGTTCACCGACGAGGACGACGCCGTGCGGCTCGCCAACGACACCGAGTACGGGCTGGTCAGCTACGTCTTCACCCAGGACCTGGCCCGCGGCCAGCGCATGATCGACCGTCTGGAGACGGGCATGATGGGGCTGAACGTCGGCGTCGTCTCGAATGCCGCCGCCCCCTTCGGCGGGGTGAAGCAGTCCGGCCTCGGCCGCGAGGGAGGCCTCGAGGGGATCCAGGAGTACCTCTCGACGAAGTACACGCTCATCCCGCACTCCTGA
- a CDS encoding MFS transporter, which produces MSAVLSERPATRQRELRRVAFATVIGTTIEWYDFFLYASAAGLIFAQLFFQPAGPQIAILLSFASVGVSFLFRPLGAFLAGHFGDKIGRKAMLSITLILMGSATVLIGLLPTYEQIGVAAPVALILLRILQGLSTGGEWGGAVLMAVEHAPDGQRGRMGAFPQIGVPLGLLLASGMLALMTGVISPGDAFLEWGWRIPFLLSFVLIVVGIVVRRAVEESPVFTEIAARKEQTKTPILALFRKHWLLVILAALTFAGNNAAGYMTTGGYLQGYATLPVEDGGLVGMERTPVLLAVTGSAVVWLLATWFAGNLSDKIGRRKTYIIGWIAFLSTVFLLFPLVNTGNVWLLFLGLALFTIGNGLTYGQQAAYFTELFPASIRYSGVSITYALGAIMGGAFAPLISTWLVQTTGSSTSVSFYIAGMIVLAFIATLLLRDRTGIPLGPDHEAEQSVGQIYGIK; this is translated from the coding sequence GTGTCAGCTGTATTGTCCGAGCGACCGGCCACGAGGCAGCGGGAGCTGCGGCGGGTGGCATTCGCCACCGTCATTGGCACCACGATCGAGTGGTACGACTTCTTCCTCTACGCGAGCGCCGCCGGGCTGATCTTCGCCCAGCTGTTCTTCCAGCCGGCCGGTCCGCAGATTGCCATCCTGCTCTCCTTCGCCTCGGTGGGTGTCAGCTTCCTGTTCCGCCCGTTGGGAGCGTTCCTGGCCGGCCACTTCGGCGACAAGATCGGCCGCAAGGCCATGCTCTCGATCACCTTGATCCTGATGGGATCTGCCACCGTGCTGATCGGCTTGCTGCCGACCTACGAGCAGATCGGCGTCGCAGCCCCCGTCGCCCTCATCCTGCTGCGCATCCTGCAGGGCCTCTCTACCGGCGGTGAGTGGGGCGGCGCCGTGCTGATGGCCGTCGAGCACGCACCCGACGGCCAGCGCGGCCGGATGGGCGCCTTCCCGCAGATCGGCGTACCGCTCGGCCTGCTGCTGGCTTCGGGCATGCTGGCCCTGATGACCGGCGTGATCTCCCCGGGCGACGCGTTCCTCGAGTGGGGGTGGCGTATTCCGTTCCTGCTCAGCTTCGTGCTGATCGTCGTCGGCATCGTGGTGCGCCGCGCTGTCGAGGAGAGCCCCGTCTTCACCGAGATCGCCGCGCGCAAGGAGCAGACGAAGACCCCGATCCTCGCGCTGTTCCGCAAGCACTGGTTGCTCGTCATCCTCGCCGCCCTCACCTTCGCCGGCAACAATGCAGCCGGGTACATGACCACGGGCGGATACCTGCAGGGTTACGCGACGCTGCCCGTCGAAGACGGCGGCCTGGTCGGCATGGAGCGCACCCCGGTGCTGCTGGCCGTGACGGGGTCGGCGGTGGTCTGGCTGCTCGCAACCTGGTTCGCCGGCAACCTCTCCGACAAGATCGGACGGCGCAAGACCTACATCATCGGCTGGATCGCGTTCCTCTCCACGGTGTTCCTGCTCTTCCCCCTCGTGAACACCGGCAACGTCTGGCTGCTCTTCCTCGGCCTTGCGCTGTTCACGATCGGAAACGGCCTGACCTATGGCCAGCAGGCCGCGTACTTCACCGAGCTGTTCCCCGCGTCCATCCGCTACTCCGGCGTGTCAATCACCTACGCACTCGGCGCGATCATGGGCGGGGCATTCGCGCCGCTGATCAGCACCTGGCTGGTGCAGACCACGGGATCGTCCACGTCGGTGTCGTTCTACATCGCCGGCATGATCGTGCTCGCCTTCATCGCGACGCTGCTGCTGCGCGACCGCACCGGCATCCCGCTCGGACCGGACCACGAGGCAGAACAGTCGGTCGGCCAGATCTACGGCATCAAGTAG
- a CDS encoding AraC-like ligand-binding domain-containing protein — protein MTTTVARDFSDFRTAVSESFVPLHVTSARPEPFRGSIRSTDVDDIHVSEVSASQHTVERTPELIARGDRHYFKLSLQLAGNGLLIQDNREAVLQPGDVAVYDTNRPYSLVFDDDFRTMVVMFPKHLIDLPVDVVGQLTAVRMPGSEGVGRMIVPFLSQLVGNLDQLGGATGTRLVHSALDLVTTMFSSQLDLERSAVHPHQALMQRVRAYIDANLASTDLGPGQIAAAHYISTRHLHGLFQEEGTTVSTWIRTRRLERCRRELVDPVHTHRPVAAIAARWGFVDAAHFSRVFKAAYGVAPSELRARATTA, from the coding sequence GTGACGACCACCGTCGCCCGCGACTTCAGCGACTTCCGCACGGCGGTCTCCGAGTCCTTCGTGCCGCTGCACGTCACGAGCGCGCGGCCGGAGCCGTTCCGCGGCAGCATCCGCTCGACCGACGTCGACGACATCCACGTGAGCGAGGTGAGCGCCAGCCAGCACACGGTTGAGCGCACCCCCGAGCTCATCGCGCGCGGCGACCGGCACTACTTCAAGCTCAGCCTGCAGCTGGCCGGCAACGGGCTCCTGATCCAGGACAACCGCGAGGCGGTGCTGCAGCCCGGCGACGTCGCCGTGTACGACACCAACCGGCCGTACTCGCTCGTCTTCGACGACGACTTCCGCACCATGGTCGTCATGTTCCCGAAGCACCTCATCGACCTGCCCGTCGATGTGGTCGGGCAGCTCACCGCGGTGCGGATGCCCGGCTCCGAGGGTGTCGGCCGCATGATCGTGCCGTTCCTCTCCCAGCTGGTCGGCAACCTCGACCAGCTCGGCGGGGCGACGGGCACCAGGCTCGTGCACAGTGCGCTCGACCTCGTCACCACGATGTTCTCCAGCCAGCTCGACCTCGAGCGCAGCGCCGTGCACCCGCACCAGGCGCTGATGCAGCGCGTGCGGGCCTACATCGACGCGAACCTCGCCTCGACCGACCTCGGCCCCGGGCAGATCGCCGCGGCCCACTACATCTCGACCAGGCACCTGCATGGGCTCTTCCAGGAGGAGGGCACCACGGTCTCCACCTGGATCCGCACCCGGCGTCTGGAGCGCTGCCGGCGGGAGCTCGTGGACCCGGTCCACACGCACCGCCCCGTTGCGGCCATCGCCGCCCGCTGGGGGTTCGTGGATGCCGCGCACTTCAGCCGCGTGTTCAAGGCCGCCTACGGCGTCGCGCCGAGCGAGCTGCGGGCCAGGGCGACGACGGCTTAG